In a single window of the Solea senegalensis isolate Sse05_10M linkage group LG1, IFAPA_SoseM_1, whole genome shotgun sequence genome:
- the fndc7a gene encoding fibronectin type III domain-containing protein 7, protein MGATQLNVLKVLLLLTFTEIISADHDVTFSVFTVTSKSMTVQWSGPSSASSYKVTITPKNSSKDPVFAHFSSYFVMGSVNSLSPNTLYTVQLEALDNDFNVLSTASTEEMTAPEVPSIIQAYSKHSDSITVEFTESPGATSYILRAEAEDFFLEAPVSSSPGTILHLQPFTNYMMSVMSVNSGGRSQPSYPVKAKTVVVAPQLNITSPDNTTLVVTWPEVENAVLYTLCIIQEGSTSRLDVNTTDTMWSFDNLEAGTTYCIKGTAYDAEGRPGDDVTYCKITRPQSPYVSYIQLTQGRSIGLSVYWQPVQGAESYIAYTSDGQNCSSIPENYFCYILSVECGQNHTVTVTAYNSAGPSSPSAPAEYITYPCPPENIMVEEPEAGSCMLVWDEVLLVDYYMAFIKRDDGEELSCNTTETNCSFYCKCGHTFLTSVFPYNEAGSSPFSPIHNYTTIPCCPQDVAITLVSTETLEIMWSTVSGAELYETTAEETRDVIHCNDTAPVCALSDLRCNTVYSVTVTPCSELRGCNHTCRPHAHETAPCSPEIVTMTQTDPSTYSVLITNPNTPNTNYTVTATGHNTHTCQTTNTTCDLTQLPCGSVYDVTAVASTAVGQSLPGYSEPLETGPCCPTFVNVTQVTQAMTNVTWSPGGGARSYITSLTSLHGHAKCHTQENHCLMGCITCSTNYSITLEAISSTGHKSECTYQGFSSSPCCPTGLKLYRSANNSLRVHWRSLGPRIHSHKVEMYGTGANYTCIAPPATTHCDIQESVCGNIYTVVVAPTEHNGVTINFCQSRTFSVPCPGSNFGFSRGWQIGE, encoded by the exons ATGGGAGCAACACAGTTAAACGTGCtaaaagttttacttttactgaccTTTACAGAG attatTTCTGCTGACcacg atgtcacattttcagtgtttacaGTCACATCTAAGAGTATGACGGTGCAGTGGAGTGGCCCCTCTAGTGCCAGCTCCTACAAGGTCACAATAACACCCAAGAACTCCTCAAAAGATCCCGTCTTTGCTCACTTCAGTAGCTATTTTGTGATGGGCTCGGTCAACTCGCTGTCACCAAATACGCTGTACACAGTGCAGTTGGAAGCCTTGGACAATGATTTCAATGTCCTCAGCACTGCAAGCACTGAGGAAATGACAG CTCCTGAGGTCCCCAGCATTATACAGGCCTATtccaaacacagtgacagcatCACCGTGGAGTTCACAGAGTCTCCAGGAGCAACCAGCTACATCTTAAGGGCAGAGGCAGAAGACTTCTTTCTTGAGGCACCAGTGAGCAGCTCCCCAGGCACCATTTTACATCTCCAGCCCTTCACAAACTACATGATGAGCGTCATGTCTGTCAACTCAGGAGGAAGGAGCCAACCCTCATACCCTGTCAAGGCCAAGACGG TGGTGGTCGCACCCCAGTTGAACATCACCTCCCCTGACAACACCACCCTGGTTGTGACTTGGCCCGAGGTTGAGAACGCTGTCCTCTACACACTCTGCATTATCCAGGAGGGCTCCACCTCCCGCCTGGACGTGAACACCACTGATACCATGTGGTCTTTCGACAACCTCGAAGCAGGGACCACCTACTGCATCAAGGGCACTGCCTATGACGCAGAGGGTCGCCCTGGAGATGACGTGACTTACTGCAAGATCACGC GTCCACAGAGCCCATATGTGTCCTACATTCAACTGACACAGGGACGGTCTATCGGGCTCAGTGTGTACTGGCAGCCAGTGCAGGGAGCTGAGAGCTACATAGCCTACACTTCTGATGGTCAAAACTGTAGTTCAATACCTGAAAATTATTTCTGTTACATCCTGTCCGTGGAGTGTGGCCAGAACCACACTGTTACCGTCACAGCGTACAACAGCGCTGGCCCCAGCAGCCCTTCTGCACCAGCAGAATACATTACGT ACCCATGTCCTCCAGAGAACATCATGGTGGAGGAGCCTGAGGCTGGTAGCTGCATGCTGGTGTGGGACGAGGTGCTGCTGGTGGACTACTACATGGCTTTCATAAAGAGAGATGACGGCGAGGAGCTGTCGTGCAACACGACTGAAACCAACTGCTCATTTTACTGCAAATGTGGCCACACGTTCCTCACCAGTGTCTTCCCCTACAATGAGGCCGGCTCTAGCCCTTTCTCACCCATCCACAACTACACTACCA TTCCTTGTTGTCCACAGGATGTTGCCATAACACTGGTGTCTACGGAAACCCTGGAGATCATGTGGTCTACAGTCAGTGGGGCCGAGCTGTACGAGACGACGGCAGAAGAGACTCGTGACGTTATCCACTGTAACGACACCGCGCCGGTGTGCGCCCTGTCGGATCTGAGGTGCAACACAGTTTACTCTGTGACAGTCACGCCATGCAGCGAGTTACGAGGATGCAACCATACGTGCAGACCACATGCACATGAGACGG cTCCGTGTTCTCCTGAGATCGTGACTATGACTCAGACAGACCCCTCCACGTACAGTGTCCTCATCACCAACCCCAACACACCCAATACAAACTATACCGTCACGGCCACTggacataacacacacacatgccagaCGACAAACACGACCTGTGACCTCACACAACTGCCTTGTGGTTCAGTCTACGACGTCACAGCAGTGGCCTCAACAGCTGTGGGACAGAGTCTGCCCGGATACAGTGAACCTTTGGAAACAG GTCCGTGCTGTCCCACTTTTGTGAATGTGACCCAGGTCACGCAGGCTATGACGAATGTGACCTGGTCTCCTGGCGGTGGCGCTCGTTCCTACATCACCTCACTTACGTCGTTGCACGGACATGCAAAATGCCACACTCAGGAAAACCACTGCCTGATGGGATGCATTACCTGTAGCACCAACTACAGCATTACACTGGAAGCCATCAGCAGCACAGGACACAAGTCAGAGTGCACATATCAAGGATTCTCTTCGA GTCCCTGCTGTCCAACAGGCCTCAAGCTCTATCGTAGCGCTAACAACTCGCTCAGGGTGCACTGGCGTTCTTTGGGCCCTCGGATCCACAGCCACAAGGTAGAGATGTACGGGACAGGAGCCAACTACACGTGCATCGCACCCCCCGCTACCACACATTGTGACATccaggagagtgtgtgtggcaATATCTATACAGTAGTTGTGGCACCAACAGAACACAATGGGGTCACAATCAACTTCTGCCAGTCCAGGACATTCTCAG ttccCTGCCCAGGAAGTAATTTTG GCTTCTCTCGGGGATGGCAAATCGGTGAATAA
- the LOC122764190 gene encoding uncharacterized protein LOC122764190: protein MSMEGDPEGSVEELWGSTVLWKKCIQQTIFVDLSEDESLHLSDLEGSLGLHLSQAESAGSDASVHLSGSAELSALDDTSSESRNVTSPNERVLEKNTRSNILRVSVQRPNTMQNAPLSKRRNEDSGQNTSDEDQDDLPYDGDLGSLYFNQTPSTEANTSSDGRETLHESPDDAGLLELTTKDRDDTSKHLVFDEHTAEEPASLSQEDACTKHDAPMPSDVAAVCSHPAHIQKLLQNFSQLDLVLSGRLIEAETLPEVSLLESMDSTTLSLATTHNSTHNTNGNHSDNITLSKSESHSGGTDDKSHAVSENTSLHEEAERKTNVISAADSVASSIDSNQSSRDNSVIDVVKQEESDDRDQLQRNPLVRARSFSEMKYGQGQIHYPLPDFSKVAPKVKIPKAPSGPSRPVPQYLSTMHRAQSSPMLDVISRVLEDSGQPPEKPYVFRDEEKQTPPALVHQLQAEYDKLLTKYAGAENLIDQLRLGISTQPFSDPKLYSEHDGDPQRNLPEGSHLGSLAPQRSPSENFVQKGGTAIQSDIKGEAFSCLGQPEEDPSEGERMTAELRDIIGPFIQKVEGFKMSVSNITMSTEEQQMVLRSMMEAQDQLERKYISKKEEHRAMEMQNYRGLSRNTGIFDPNRLIEGDIFRIGMHLDNIKETIDKNMCELISPPRSSSTPTPMKERLHVSPSPLCTLIPSPPPSLHQGPHADFSTVVYKMETCKKELKVDEVEQASEEVERSRDAVLDTGHKSCTSWGTRESLERLDNQRAEAEDGNEEECTSVLSEGSVHHRDILACLSGISLSSTQTHESHSAVDRVRVAEGKCDLGDCVSLAVEVSTSCAAPKPSDTHSHAEPPLNTSCSSQRTVSPEADSGFGSSYLTQSASGSFQPNLLIESVQSHEDGLSSSESEGCSKLQTTIYSASLNTQRWANSHPSVQTQSCGQVELWVESTTKGPSLGLQVANVSGSDRSLPSQHSHYVSEPALSTTMNSLERGSQVYSCSCNRSVFRHSEAILALQSEVSRLKEELEEGLVQLPHLAQKMDYLTSKYRQDRQERRSKTRQRTHLKPSRHSPARVEDWISSDMDPSKSKGTESGDTAASEVMLQFHNSTVESRRGSSFQSGQGKLQSSRGAEGNRLVKTHVISCSSFKGEKGGATDSTAPQTAMIESFYSKERWSPLSSPSLQKPLLQVNYCSSSSLPASYKVREPLLQSMSRHRKRSTQSDTALLPSNVYFQRTLSPVSVSSKSVSRTGRRSGSKDEDMNRTLDKAIEVARSMKRTTDRLAKKLSADLAKAELHRKLHCTQPREGRKHHAL, encoded by the exons ATGTCCATGGAGGGAGATCCAGAGGGTTCAGTTGAGGAGCTTTGGGGATCCACTGTGCTGTGGAAGAAGTGCATCCAGCAGACCATCTTTGTCGACCTCAGTGAGGACGAAAGTCTCCATCTCAGTGACTTGGAGGGTTCTTTAGGTTTGCATCTATCCCAGGCTGAGTCTGCTGGCTCAGACGCCAGTGTCCATCTAAGTG GGAGTGCGGAGTTGTCCGCTTTGGATGACACCTCCTCAGAGTCCCGCAATGTAACCAGTCCAAATGAGAGGGTGCTGGAGAAAAACACCAGGAGCAATATATTGCGTGTGTCTGTCCAAAGACCAAACACAATGCAAAATGCTCCACTTTCAAAGCGCCGTAATGAGGACTCAGGGCAAAACACAAGCGACGAGGATCAGGACGATCTACCGTATGATGGGGACCTCGGTAGCCTATACTTCAACCAGACACCGAGCACTGAGGCCAACACAAGCTCAGATGGAAGAGAAACTCTTCATGAAAGTCCGGATGATGCAGGTCTACTTGAGTTGACTACAAAAGATAGAGATGACACCAGTAAACATTTGGTTTTCGATGAACACACTGCTGAGGAACCAGCATCTTTATCACAAGAGGATGCCTGCACCAAACATGATGCTCCCATGCCAAGTGATGTTGCGGCAGTGTGCTCTCACCCTGCACACATTCAAAAGTTGCTGCAAAACTTCTCCCAGCTGGATTTGGTGTTGTCTGGCAGACTCATCGAGGCGGAGACCCTGCCAGAGGTTTCCCTGCTGGAGAGCATGGACAGCACCACTTTGAGCTTGGCTACAACACATAACAGCACACATAATACTAATGGTAACCACTCAGACAACATTACTCTAAGTAAATCTGAGAGTCACTCTGGTGGGACTGATGACAAGAGTCACGCTGTTTCAGAAAACACAAGTTTAcatgaagaagctgaaagaaaaacgAACGTCATCTCAGCTGCTGACAGTGTTGCATCCAGCATAGACTCAAaccagagcagcagagacaacAGTGTCATCGATGTAGTGAAGCAGGAAGAGTCTGACGACCGTGATCAGCTTCAGAGAAACCCACTCGTGCGCGCCAGGTCcttcagtgaaatgaaatatgGTCAAGGCCAAATCCATTACCCCCTTCCTGATTTTTCTAAGGTTGCCCCCAAGGTTAAAATCCCCAAAGCTCCAAGTGGACCATCCAGACCTGTTCCTCAGTACCTCAGCACCATGCACAGAGCCCAGTCATCCCCTATGTTAGATGTGATCAGCAGAGTCCTGGAGGATTCAGGCCAACCACCAGAGAAGCCTTACGTCTTCAGAGATGAGGAGAAACAAACTCCTCCAGCACTGGTTCATCAactgcag GCTGAATATGATAAATTATTAACTAAATATGCTGGAGCAGAGAATCTTATTGATCAACTGAGACTGGGAATCAGT ACTCAGCCCTTTTCTGATCCAAAGCTTTATTCAGAGCACGATGGCGATCCTCAGAGAAATTTACCTGAGGGAAGCCATCTTGGATCCTTGGCTCCTCAGCGTTCTCCATCAG AAAACTTTGTGCAAAAGGGAGGAACAGCAATCCAGAGCGACATTAAGGGTGAAGCTTTTTCCTGTCTCGGCCAACCTGAGGAGGATCCCAGTGAAGGAGAACGGATGACTGCAGAGCTGAGAGACATCATCGGCCCATTCATTCAGAAG GTGGAGGGGTTCAAAATGAGTGTCAGCAACATTACGATGAGCACAGAAGAACAGCAAATG GTGTTGAGGAGCATGATGGAGGCTCAGGACCAGCTGGAGAGGAAGTACATCAGTAAGAAGGAGGAGCACAGAGCAATGGAAATGCAGAATTACAGGGGTTTGTCCAGGAACACGGGCATATTTGATCCAAACAG GCTGATAGAGGGAGACATATTCAGGATAGGGATGCACCTGGACAACATTAAGGAGACGATagacaaaaacatgtgtgaGCTCATTTCTCCGCCTCGCTCATCCTCCACTCCCACACCCATGAAGGAGAGGCTACATGTGAGCCCTAGTCCTCTTTGTACGCTCATACCCTCACCTCCACCATCCCTGCATCAG GGACCACATGCAGATTTTTCCACGGTTGTTTATAAGATGGAGACATGCAAAAAGGAACTCAAAGTGGATGAAGTGGAACAGGCCAGTGAGGAAGTGGAGCGAAGCCGTGACGCTGTTCTGGACACTGGACATAAAAGTTGCACTTCATG GGGCACACGGGAGTCTCTGGAGAGACTGGACAACCAGAGAGCTGAGGCTGAGGATGGCAACGAAGAGGAGTGCACCTCTGTGTTGTCAGAGGGGTCAGTTCACCATCGTGACATCCTAGCGTGTCTGAGCGGAATCAGCTTATCCTCAACGCAGACTCATGAAAG TCATAGCGCTGTGGATCGCGTCCGTGTCGCAGAGGGTAAATGTGATCTGGGTGATTGTGTGAGTCTGGCTGTGGAGGTCTCCACTTCCTGTGCAGCACCCAAaccctcagacacacacagccacgCAGAGCCTCCACTCAACACCTCTTGTTCATCACAG AGGACCGTGAGCCCAGAGGCAGACAGTGGATTTGGGAGCTCTTACTTGACTCAGTCAGCTTCTGGATCATTTCAACCCAATCTGCTCATCGAAAG TGTGCAGTCCCATGAGGATGGTCTGAGTAGCTCAGAGAGCGAGGGCTGCTCCAAACTGCAGACAACCATCTATTCAGCGTCTCTGAACACCCAGCGGTGGGCCAACTCTCACCCATCTGTCCAAACACAGTCCTGTGGTCAAGTGGAGCTGTGGGTAGAGAGCACCACCAAGGGGCCTTCACTCGGGCTGCAGG TGGCAAATGTTTCAGGATCGGACCGAAGCCTGCCTTCTCAGCACAGTCACTACGTCTCCGAACCTGCACTCAGCACTACCATGAATTCACTGGAGAGAGGCAGCCAAGTGTATTCCTGCTCCTGTAATAGGTCAGTGTTTCGTCACAG tGAGGCCATACTGGCCTTGCAGTCAGAAGTGTCCAGGCTgaaggaggaactggaggaggGCTTGGTCCAGCTGCCTCACCTAGCACAGAAGATGGATTATCTCACCTCCAAATACAGACAGGATCGTCAGGAGCGCAGGTCCAAAACGAGACAAAGGACTCACCTAAAACCATCCCGTCACAG CCCAGCGAGAGTAGAGGACTGGATTTCTTCAGACATGGACCCCAGTAAGAGCAAAG GTACGGAGAGTGGTGATACAGCAGCCTCAGAAGTCATGTTGCAGTTCCACAACTCAACAGTAGAGAGCAGAAGAGGCAGCAGTTTTCAATCCGGACAAGGAAaactgcagagcagcagag GCGCAGAAGGAAATCGCTTAGTGAAAACTCATGTAATCTCCTGctccagttttaaaggagagaaagggggagCTACTGACAGCACTGCACCACAGA CAGCCATGATTGAGAGCTTTTACTCCAAGGAGAGGTGGTCTCCCCTCTCGTCTCCATCTCTGCAGAAGCCCCTCCTCCAGGTCAACTACTGCTCTTCCAGCAGTCTACCTGCCAG CTATAAAGTGAGGGAGCCACTGCTCCAGTCCATGAGCCGTCACAGGAAACGATCCACTCAGTCAGACACAGCACTCCTGCCCAGCAATGTGTACTTTCAGCGGACACTGTCTCCTGTCTCAGTGTCCTCAAAGTCTGTCAGCAGGACAGGCAGACGCAGCGGCAGCAAG GATGAAGACATGAACAGAACCCTGGACAAGGCTATCGAAGTGGCTCGCAGCATGAAAAGAACCACAGACCGGTTGGCCAAGAAACTGTCAGCGGACCTGGCCAAAGCTGAACTCCACAGGaagctgcactgcacacagcCACGAGAGGGAAGGAAACACCATGCACTGTGA